Proteins found in one Candidatus Methylomirabilota bacterium genomic segment:
- a CDS encoding ABC transporter ATP-binding protein, whose translation MAVQDNINPKQGVILRLKVIHKHYGSLHVLDGIYIELRQQEILTVLGPSGCGKTTLLRIVNGLISYDQGEVLFKGEQVVKPRPEMAMVFQNFGLFPWKRLHQNIGYGLRIQRRSPAEIDKIVAHYINLVGLNGFEDNFPAELSGGMQQRAGLARALAAQPELLLMDEPFGALDALTREQLQDELLKINEAEPKTMIFITHSIDEALLLGDRVVLITPRPGRIRLQLETGFGRGRNLEAIRGSVHFQALRHYLWEALRNPNAEPGPIPQFSGNLEGPNSDDLRAIRK comes from the coding sequence ATGGCCGTCCAGGACAATATTAACCCAAAGCAAGGCGTAATCCTTCGGCTCAAGGTCATTCACAAACACTACGGCTCCCTTCATGTCCTCGACGGGATCTATATCGAACTACGTCAACAGGAGATCCTCACGGTCCTCGGTCCGAGCGGCTGCGGAAAGACAACCCTCCTGCGCATCGTGAACGGCTTGATCTCCTATGACCAGGGAGAAGTTTTGTTTAAGGGGGAGCAAGTCGTGAAGCCGCGCCCCGAGATGGCTATGGTTTTCCAAAACTTCGGTCTCTTCCCCTGGAAGCGGCTCCACCAGAACATCGGCTACGGTCTTCGCATCCAGCGCCGGTCCCCGGCGGAAATCGATAAGATCGTCGCTCACTACATCAACCTGGTAGGGCTGAACGGTTTCGAGGATAACTTTCCCGCAGAACTCTCTGGCGGCATGCAGCAACGCGCTGGACTGGCCCGGGCCCTTGCGGCCCAGCCCGAGTTGCTTTTGATGGATGAACCGTTCGGCGCCCTCGACGCCCTCACGCGCGAGCAGCTCCAGGACGAGCTTCTCAAAATCAACGAGGCCGAGCCCAAGACGATGATCTTCATTACTCACAGCATCGACGAAGCCCTTCTTCTGGGCGACCGAGTCGTGCTCATAACCCCTCGCCCGGGCCGGATTCGCTTGCAGCTGGAAACCGGCTTCGGTAGGGGGCGCAATCTAGAGGCAATTCGTGGCAGCGTCCACTTTCAGGCGCTGCGCCACTACCTATGGGAGGCGCTGCGAAACCCGAACGCAGAGCCCGGGCCAATCCCTCAGTTTTCCGGGAACTTGGAGGGCCCCAACAGTGACGACCTACGTGCAATCCGCAAATGA
- a CDS encoding ATP-binding cassette domain-containing protein has protein sequence MSAKLSIRGLQKSFVVNEGFGHSRTIHAIERVDLEIKEGEFVCVIGPSGCGKSTLLMILAGLYSKTAGEISLDGTPLTGPGLNRGVVFQDFALFPWLTVRSNILYGV, from the coding sequence ATGTCTGCCAAGCTGTCGATTCGTGGACTTCAGAAATCCTTCGTGGTGAACGAAGGATTCGGGCACAGCCGTACCATTCACGCCATTGAGCGCGTGGACCTGGAAATAAAAGAAGGAGAATTTGTCTGTGTTATAGGTCCAAGCGGCTGCGGCAAATCGACCCTGCTGATGATATTGGCCGGCCTCTATTCCAAAACAGCGGGGGAGATCAGCCTGGACGGCACACCGCTTACCGGGCCGGGGCTTAACCGTGGCGTGGTGTTTCAGGACTTCGCGCTATTTCCCTGGCTCACCGTTCGCTCCAACATCCTCTACGGGGTAC
- a CDS encoding ABC transporter permease — MTTYVQSANEAQDISVRSPLVWILEPRVYVRLISFVAVIGSWEALGLTGNISPVTFSYPSAIINAFVELLLSGEMTSAAIESFQILVAGLAIAIPAGILIGILMGRFKTFEYAVDTYVFALYATPVVALAFPIAMVLGVDFVGKTTIVVFFAIMPVIVNVYHGVRNIDLSLLEVTRSFCSSESQRWRDLIFPSVVPYLVAGLGLACGRALVGMVVAEFLMSISGLGALSQDYTGELELDKGLAPVFLLMIVGIILTKAVAACEHRFASWRVRAES; from the coding sequence GTGACGACCTACGTGCAATCCGCAAATGAGGCGCAAGATATATCGGTAAGGTCTCCGCTGGTGTGGATCCTGGAGCCCAGAGTCTATGTACGCCTGATCTCTTTTGTGGCGGTCATCGGCTCCTGGGAAGCCCTTGGTCTGACGGGAAATATATCCCCAGTGACCTTTAGCTACCCGAGCGCGATCATAAACGCCTTTGTCGAGCTCCTCCTAAGTGGAGAGATGACCTCGGCCGCCATCGAAAGCTTCCAGATCCTGGTCGCCGGCCTGGCAATCGCCATCCCCGCAGGTATCTTGATCGGCATTCTGATGGGCCGCTTCAAGACCTTTGAGTATGCGGTCGACACCTATGTCTTTGCCCTTTATGCCACGCCGGTGGTGGCGCTGGCCTTCCCGATCGCTATGGTCCTCGGTGTGGATTTCGTCGGCAAGACCACCATTGTGGTCTTCTTTGCCATCATGCCCGTCATCGTGAATGTCTACCACGGTGTGCGCAACATAGACCTCTCCCTCCTGGAGGTGACGCGCTCGTTCTGCTCGAGCGAGAGCCAGCGCTGGCGGGACCTCATCTTCCCCTCGGTGGTTCCCTATCTCGTCGCCGGCCTCGGCCTGGCCTGCGGTCGGGCCTTAGTGGGCATGGTAGTGGCGGAGTTTTTGATGAGCATCTCGGGGCTGGGCGCGCTGAGTCAGGACTACACCGGGGAGCTAGAACTTGACAAGGGTCTTGCCCCCGTGTTTCTCCTGATGATCGTGGGGATCATACTAACGAAGGCGGTGGCGGCTTGCGAACACAGGTTTGCCTCGTGGCGGGTCCGGGCGGAATCCTAG